One Vallitalea pronyensis genomic region harbors:
- a CDS encoding ABC transporter permease, protein MEGIKGETMPKKKQCLTLKKCLSTFGIYIAFLLIFIVLIFSNPVFLSVTNLINILKQASITSVIAIGTTFILISGGLDLSSGSVAALAGVSSAMFGLPGEYPFIIALFIALSVGALCGLLNGIVIAKGHVSPFIATLGMMTIARGMALIVTKARPVFGLSQEYIRLGSGKLYGIPNLILVMLIVLVIAYMLLNKSKLGRHIYAVGGNEDSAYVSGIHVVKIKLIVYVIGGTLSGFAGLLLAGRIQSGTPVMGQGLELDAIAAAVIGGVSSTGGIGKVYGAVMGALMLAMVSNGLDLLNISPYVQQVIKGLIIVFAVFFDVNTKKVKA, encoded by the coding sequence AAAGCAATGTTTAACGCTGAAGAAGTGTTTATCAACATTCGGAATTTATATTGCTTTTTTACTGATTTTTATCGTATTGATTTTTTCAAATCCCGTTTTTTTATCCGTAACCAATCTCATCAACATTCTTAAGCAGGCGTCCATTACGTCAGTTATTGCAATAGGTACCACCTTCATCTTGATTTCTGGTGGGCTGGATTTATCTTCTGGATCCGTAGCAGCATTAGCAGGTGTCAGTTCCGCCATGTTTGGGCTGCCAGGAGAATATCCCTTTATTATTGCATTGTTCATTGCACTTTCTGTTGGTGCATTGTGTGGTTTATTAAATGGTATCGTTATAGCAAAAGGTCATGTATCACCCTTTATAGCAACCTTAGGGATGATGACAATTGCCAGAGGTATGGCGCTCATTGTCACCAAAGCCAGACCTGTTTTTGGGTTATCACAAGAATATATACGTCTTGGAAGTGGTAAATTATATGGTATACCCAATCTTATTCTTGTGATGTTGATTGTCTTAGTCATAGCCTATATGCTGTTAAATAAGTCAAAATTAGGCAGACATATCTATGCAGTAGGTGGGAATGAAGATTCAGCCTATGTATCAGGTATCCATGTTGTGAAAATTAAGCTCATTGTCTATGTCATTGGTGGTACCCTATCAGGATTTGCAGGCTTATTACTAGCTGGAAGAATTCAATCCGGTACACCCGTTATGGGTCAGGGACTTGAACTGGACGCCATAGCTGCAGCAGTTATTGGGGGTGTAAGCAGTACCGGAGGCATAGGTAAAGTATACGGTGCCGTCATGGGTGCTCTGATGCTTGCAATGGTTAGCAATGGACTTGATTTACTCAATATATCACCCTATGTCCAGCAGGTTATAAAAGGATTGATTATTGTTTTTGCTGTTTTCTTTGATGTGAATACAAAAAAAGTTAAAGCATAA